A genome region from Candidatus Dormiibacterota bacterium includes the following:
- the alaS gene encoding alanine--tRNA ligase: protein MRSPEIRERFLHFFESRGHRRLPSASLVTHDDPSVLFTVAGMVPLKPYFLGLRTPPAPRATSCQKCIRTPDIEEVGRSPRHHTFFEMLGNFSFGDYFKEGAISLAWELLTQGYGLDPARLRPSVHPGDRDAEDLWVRIAGIPRERVAHLEDNWWQPGPTGPCGFDSELYWDWGGPCSCGRDDCGPECEGDRWLEIWNLVFIEFDQPEPGVRVRLPRPCIDTGMGLERITSVIQGVRSTFETDLFAPLIAGFAGRSTLAPPEPARTVSLRVLADHLRSSAFLIADGVTPGNEGRGYVLRRIIRRAGLHGRRLGLRGGLAAGVGDLREVMGAAYPELVERREHIERVLRGEEEAFGRTLVQGVERLEALLAEGGGHISGADAFRLHDTFGLPVEITAEVAAENGAEVDLPAFEAAMAEQRARSRAGAVKHGFEGGAALPATAFVGHDALVAEAEVVRIGDREERPELAAGESAAVLLDPSPFYAEGGGQVGDTGTLEWDGGRARVTDTQPVPVSGARVHAVTVEAGSLTPGRRVSARVDAPRRAAVARHHSATHLLHRALRLVLGEEVVQRGSWVGPDHTTFDFNFPRALTAAELVEVERTVNDAIRRNLERTAVVMPVAQARAQGAVALFGEKYGEEVRVVDFGGWSRELCGGTHVTRSGDLGAAILLSESSVGQGLRRIDMVAGEAAEHRWEQDATVLREAATALRVPPDEVPDRVATLQANLRRLQRELEEAKRRALSGGGAGSAVEEDVAGVRLLHLLLDGGAGAAEVKAAVDGLHADRLGGDGVAVVVGESTLAVKVGATPLGRGLRAGDLVRAAAAATGGRGGGKPEFASGGVGDPTRRGDAVAAVREAIAAAGKGA from the coding sequence GTGCGCAGCCCAGAGATCCGGGAACGTTTTCTCCACTTCTTCGAGAGCCGGGGGCATCGCCGGCTGCCGAGCGCCTCGCTCGTCACCCACGATGATCCCTCGGTGCTCTTCACCGTGGCCGGGATGGTGCCGCTGAAGCCCTACTTCCTCGGGCTGCGGACCCCTCCCGCGCCGCGTGCCACCTCCTGCCAGAAGTGCATCCGCACCCCGGACATCGAGGAGGTGGGGCGCTCCCCGCGCCACCACACCTTCTTCGAGATGCTCGGCAACTTCTCCTTCGGCGACTACTTCAAGGAGGGGGCGATCAGCCTCGCCTGGGAGCTGCTCACCCAGGGCTACGGGCTCGACCCCGCCCGGCTGCGTCCCAGCGTCCACCCCGGTGACCGCGACGCCGAGGACCTCTGGGTGCGCATCGCCGGCATCCCCCGCGAGCGCGTCGCCCACCTCGAGGACAACTGGTGGCAGCCCGGGCCCACCGGCCCCTGCGGCTTCGACAGCGAGCTCTACTGGGACTGGGGCGGCCCCTGCTCCTGCGGGCGCGACGACTGCGGCCCGGAGTGCGAGGGCGACCGCTGGCTGGAGATCTGGAACCTCGTCTTCATCGAGTTCGACCAGCCCGAGCCGGGGGTGCGGGTGAGGCTGCCCCGGCCCTGCATCGACACCGGGATGGGCCTGGAGCGGATCACCTCGGTGATCCAGGGGGTGCGGAGCACCTTCGAGACCGACCTCTTCGCGCCGCTCATCGCCGGCTTCGCCGGACGCAGCACCCTGGCCCCGCCCGAGCCGGCTCGCACCGTCTCGCTGCGGGTGCTCGCCGACCACCTGCGCAGCAGCGCCTTCCTGATCGCCGACGGGGTCACCCCGGGGAACGAGGGGCGCGGCTACGTGCTCCGCCGGATCATCCGCCGGGCGGGGCTCCACGGGCGGCGCCTGGGGCTGCGGGGCGGCCTCGCCGCCGGGGTGGGCGACCTCCGCGAGGTGATGGGCGCCGCCTACCCCGAACTGGTCGAGCGGCGCGAGCACATCGAGCGGGTGCTGCGCGGCGAGGAGGAGGCCTTCGGCCGCACCCTCGTCCAGGGCGTGGAGCGGCTCGAGGCGCTGCTCGCCGAGGGCGGTGGGCACATCTCCGGCGCGGACGCCTTCCGCCTCCACGACACCTTCGGCCTGCCCGTCGAGATCACCGCCGAGGTGGCCGCCGAGAACGGCGCCGAGGTCGACCTGCCCGCCTTCGAGGCGGCGATGGCGGAGCAGCGGGCGCGCAGCCGGGCGGGCGCCGTCAAGCACGGCTTCGAGGGCGGGGCGGCGCTGCCCGCCACCGCCTTCGTCGGCCACGACGCCCTGGTGGCCGAGGCCGAGGTGGTGCGCATCGGCGACCGCGAGGAGCGGCCCGAGCTGGCCGCGGGGGAGAGCGCGGCGGTGCTCCTCGACCCCAGCCCCTTCTACGCCGAGGGCGGCGGCCAGGTCGGCGACACCGGGACTCTGGAGTGGGACGGAGGCCGGGCCCGGGTGACCGACACCCAGCCGGTCCCGGTGAGCGGCGCCCGGGTGCATGCCGTGACCGTCGAGGCGGGCTCGCTGACCCCCGGCCGGCGGGTCAGCGCCCGGGTCGACGCCCCCCGGCGGGCGGCGGTCGCCCGCCACCACAGCGCCACCCACCTGCTCCACCGGGCGCTGCGGCTGGTGCTCGGCGAGGAGGTGGTGCAGCGCGGATCCTGGGTGGGACCCGACCACACCACCTTCGACTTCAACTTCCCCCGGGCGCTCACCGCCGCCGAGCTGGTGGAGGTCGAGCGCACCGTCAACGACGCCATCCGCCGCAATCTCGAGCGCACCGCGGTGGTGATGCCGGTCGCCCAGGCCCGGGCCCAGGGCGCGGTGGCGCTCTTCGGCGAGAAGTACGGCGAGGAGGTCCGGGTGGTCGACTTCGGCGGCTGGTCGCGCGAGCTCTGCGGCGGCACCCACGTCACCCGCAGCGGCGACCTGGGCGCCGCCATCCTCCTCTCCGAGTCGAGCGTCGGCCAGGGGCTGCGCCGCATCGACATGGTCGCCGGCGAGGCCGCCGAGCACCGCTGGGAGCAGGACGCCACCGTGCTCCGCGAGGCCGCGACCGCGCTGAGGGTGCCGCCGGACGAGGTCCCGGACCGGGTGGCCACCCTCCAGGCCAACCTTCGCCGGCTGCAGCGCGAGCTCGAGGAGGCGAAGCGCCGGGCGCTGAGCGGGGGCGGCGCGGGGAGCGCCGTGGAGGAGGACGTGGCCGGGGTCCGGCTGCTCCACCTCCTCCTCGACGGCGGCGCCGGGGCGGCCGAGGTGAAGGCGGCGGTCGACGGCCTCCACGCCGACCGCCTCGGCGGCGACGGCGTCGCCGTGGTGGTGGGGGAGAGCACGCTCGCGGTCAAGGTGGGGGCCACCCCCCTCGGCCGCGGCCTCCGCGCCGGCGATCTGGTGCGGGCGGCGGCGGCGGCGACCGGCGGCAGGGGCGGCGGCAAGCCCGAGTTCGCCAGCGGCGGTGTCGGCGATCCCACCCGCCGCGGCGACGCCGTGGCCGCGGTGCGCGAGGCCATCGCGGCGGCGGGGAAGGGGGCCTGA
- a CDS encoding SigB/SigF/SigG family RNA polymerase sigma factor, protein MTAEQVDSATTTGEEQPAAEAAPARVRTLPKPANTPERDEMRRLLREYAAHHEPAVRERLVDLNADLVRFIARRFANRGEPLEDIEQVGFLGLIQAIERFDPSLENEFSTFATPTIMGEIRRHFRDRSWSIRVPRRLQENYTRAMRAQEQLSQELGRQPSVAEIAERLGLEPDEVLAALEVSPAQHTISLDASRPGRDEEDGSELGERLGQEDENLERVEMKAVLEQAMAHLSPRERQIMLLRFFEQLPQTEVAKRLGISQMHVSRLQRAALERMRREFPEPPPV, encoded by the coding sequence GTGACTGCGGAGCAGGTCGACAGCGCCACCACCACCGGCGAGGAGCAGCCCGCCGCCGAGGCCGCCCCGGCGCGCGTCCGCACCCTGCCCAAGCCCGCGAACACCCCCGAGCGCGACGAGATGCGGCGGCTGCTCCGCGAGTACGCCGCCCACCACGAACCCGCCGTCCGCGAGCGCCTCGTCGATCTCAACGCCGACCTGGTGCGCTTCATCGCGCGGCGCTTCGCCAACCGCGGCGAGCCGCTCGAGGACATCGAACAGGTCGGATTCCTCGGCCTGATCCAGGCGATCGAGCGCTTCGACCCGTCGCTCGAGAACGAGTTCAGCACCTTCGCGACCCCGACCATCATGGGCGAGATCCGGCGCCACTTCCGGGACCGGTCGTGGTCGATCCGGGTGCCGCGCCGGCTCCAGGAGAACTACACCCGGGCGATGCGGGCCCAGGAGCAGCTGTCCCAGGAGCTGGGGCGGCAGCCGTCGGTGGCGGAGATCGCGGAGCGGCTCGGCCTCGAGCCCGACGAGGTTCTGGCCGCCCTCGAGGTCTCGCCCGCGCAGCACACCATCTCCCTCGACGCCTCCCGTCCGGGCCGCGACGAGGAGGACGGCTCGGAGCTGGGCGAGCGCCTCGGGCAGGAGGACGAGAACCTCGAGCGGGTGGAGATGAAGGCGGTGCTGGAGCAGGCGATGGCCCACCTCTCCCCGCGCGAGCGCCAGATCATGCTGCTGCGCTTCTTCGAGCAGCTCCCCCAGACCGAGGTGGCGAAGCGGCTGGGAATCTCCCAGATGCACGTCTCCCGGCTGCAGCGGGCGGCCCTGGAGCGGATGCGGCGGGAGTTCCCCGAGCCTCCGCCGGTATGA
- a CDS encoding response regulator transcription factor, producing the protein MATMTTTDRIRIAVHADDAISRAGLLAQLRHRPELLLTDDGCDAAVVVVLADEVDAATLRTIRACRRTTAAQVVLIASRLDDDALLAAVEAGAVSLLLRAAASVGAVIEAVRVAEQGSGSMPPELLGRLLDRVGRLQRDVLEPRGLRVSGLTERETKVLRLIAEGYDTVEVGRRLFYSDRTVKNIVHDITTRLHLRNRVHAVAYALRQGLI; encoded by the coding sequence ATGGCGACGATGACCACCACCGACCGCATTCGCATCGCAGTCCACGCTGACGACGCCATCTCCCGGGCGGGGCTGCTCGCCCAGCTTCGACACCGCCCCGAGCTGCTGCTCACCGACGACGGATGCGACGCGGCGGTGGTGGTGGTGCTCGCCGACGAGGTCGACGCGGCGACGCTCCGGACCATCAGGGCGTGCCGCCGGACCACCGCCGCGCAGGTGGTGCTCATCGCCAGCCGCCTCGACGACGACGCCCTGCTCGCCGCCGTGGAGGCGGGGGCGGTGAGCCTGCTGCTCCGCGCCGCCGCCAGCGTCGGCGCCGTGATCGAGGCGGTGCGGGTCGCCGAGCAGGGCTCGGGCAGCATGCCCCCCGAGCTGCTCGGACGGCTGCTCGACCGGGTGGGCCGGCTGCAGCGCGACGTGCTCGAGCCGCGCGGGCTCAGGGTCTCCGGCCTCACCGAGCGGGAGACCAAGGTGCTCCGGTTGATCGCCGAGGGCTACGACACCGTCGAGGTGGGACGGCGCCTCTTCTACTCCGATCGCACGGTGAAGAACATCGTCCACGACATCACCACCCGGCTCCACCTCCGCAACCGGGTCCACGCCGTCGCCTACGCGCTGCGCCAGGGACTCATCTGA